One region of Olleya sp. Hel_I_94 genomic DNA includes:
- a CDS encoding sulfatase-like hydrolase/transferase — protein sequence MVNALTKNITSLFKLASIISIPYFGLILLGFFVIPESLIYIKEVIGFGFLTLIVFSITVIFSSNKMRQFLSLVFLTLLSFLVFVKLSFYHNYGVKISASALFVIFETDTTESSDFLSNYFDGFVFGLAILFLIIVPILAKLLLNKTNISGRFRYISVLAISTVVASSYAINKRFDAENIVVTSITSYSEFISLRKDLKTDLAKPVSNYVNVTKIDTTAQTHVVIIGEATSNWHMQLYGYNRPTNPKLSKIREQLIVFDSVISPHVHTVMSLDKILTLSDMQAPNKKNNTSIVQLANAAGYDTYWISNQRPVGLHERISSIIANAAKEKYFVATDNSDDIIYDEALLPILDKVLKKPSKQKIIFLHLIGTHGRYSSRFPESYNYFKDNSLNSKFKHDKAFKLINEYDNAIRYNDNIVNSVIDKVRQQNTNSFVLYFSDHGDELFDTIDFIGHNEYQATRPMYEVPFIAWLSDEYKLDFNPTKQYNNFTKRAYNLEDFIYSFADLAKIRFNQMDSTKSIFSDRFFRKPRLIRDNEDYDLRLKTLEN from the coding sequence ATGGTAAATGCATTAACTAAAAATATCACATCGCTATTTAAGTTAGCAAGTATTATTAGCATCCCTTACTTTGGACTGATTTTATTAGGTTTTTTTGTAATACCAGAAAGTCTTATTTATATAAAAGAAGTTATTGGGTTTGGGTTTTTGACGCTTATTGTTTTTAGTATTACAGTTATATTTAGTAGTAATAAAATGAGACAATTTTTAAGTCTAGTTTTTTTAACGTTACTGTCATTTTTAGTATTTGTAAAGCTTAGTTTTTATCACAATTATGGTGTAAAAATTAGTGCTTCGGCACTTTTTGTAATTTTTGAAACAGACACGACTGAAAGTTCTGATTTTTTATCAAATTACTTTGATGGATTTGTATTTGGTCTAGCCATTCTATTTTTAATAATAGTACCTATATTGGCTAAATTGTTATTAAATAAAACTAATATTTCTGGACGATTTAGATATATAAGTGTTTTAGCTATTAGTACAGTTGTCGCTTCAAGTTATGCTATAAACAAGCGTTTTGATGCTGAAAATATTGTTGTAACCAGTATTACAAGTTATTCTGAGTTTATTAGTTTACGTAAAGATTTAAAAACAGATTTAGCTAAGCCTGTTTCTAACTATGTTAATGTGACTAAAATTGACACAACAGCACAAACACATGTTGTAATTATTGGAGAGGCGACTTCAAATTGGCATATGCAATTGTATGGTTATAACCGACCAACCAACCCTAAATTATCTAAAATTAGAGAACAGCTAATTGTTTTTGATAGTGTTATTTCTCCTCATGTACACACAGTAATGTCTTTGGATAAGATATTGACACTTTCTGATATGCAAGCTCCTAATAAAAAAAATAATACGTCTATTGTGCAATTGGCAAATGCTGCAGGATATGACACCTATTGGATTTCTAATCAAAGACCAGTAGGTTTGCATGAGCGTATCTCGTCAATTATCGCTAATGCAGCCAAGGAAAAATATTTTGTCGCTACGGATAATTCTGATGACATTATTTATGATGAAGCGCTTTTACCAATATTAGATAAAGTATTAAAAAAGCCTAGTAAGCAAAAAATAATATTCCTGCATCTAATTGGTACGCATGGTCGTTATTCTAGTCGTTTTCCTGAATCGTATAATTACTTTAAGGATAATAGTTTAAATTCTAAATTTAAGCATGACAAAGCATTTAAATTAATTAATGAATACGATAATGCGATTAGATATAATGATAATATAGTTAATTCAGTTATTGATAAAGTTAGGCAGCAAAACACAAATAGTTTTGTCCTTTACTTTTCTGATCATGGAGATGAGTTATTTGATACTATAGATTTTATTGGTCATAATGAATATCAAGCGACTAGACCAATGTACGAAGTACCATTTATAGCATGGTTATCTGATGAATATAAATTAGATTTTAATCCAACCAAGCAATATAATAACTTTACAAAGCGTGCTTATAATTTGGAAGATTTTATCTATAGCTTCGCTGATTTGGCTAAAATAAGATTTAATCAAATGGATAGTACTAAAAGTATTTTTAGTGACCGTTTTTTTAGAAAACCGAGATTAATCAGGGATAATGAAGATTATGATTTAAGACTGAAAACACTAGAAAATTAA
- a CDS encoding DUF6048 family protein has translation MKQQHTITLTISLLLCLCFSLQAQEEDPTIKKDTVKLKYGLRIGTDASKLIRTALDDDYSGFELNADYRLTRDWFLAGEIGTEEKITSNDYLSVTAKGSYFKAGVDYNMHNNWDGLDNMIYTGFRLGASTFSQTRNNYTIYNTDQYWQPQFSSTETEEYSGLSAIWFELIIGIKAEVLNNLYFGINAQLKGMITQDQPVGFENLFVPGFNKTFDSGRIGVGYGYSVSYLIPLFKKNKSKAVKKKDEEKEIE, from the coding sequence ATGAAACAACAACACACTATTACTTTAACCATTAGTCTTTTATTGTGCTTATGTTTCTCGCTGCAAGCACAAGAAGAAGATCCTACTATTAAAAAAGATACAGTCAAGTTAAAATACGGTTTAAGAATAGGAACTGACGCTAGTAAATTAATTAGAACTGCTTTAGATGATGATTATTCTGGGTTTGAACTAAACGCGGATTACAGACTTACTAGAGATTGGTTTTTAGCTGGAGAAATTGGTACTGAAGAAAAAATCACATCTAATGATTATTTAAGCGTTACTGCTAAAGGTAGTTACTTTAAAGCAGGTGTTGATTATAATATGCATAACAACTGGGATGGTTTAGACAACATGATTTATACAGGGTTTAGACTTGGTGCAAGTACATTTAGTCAAACCAGAAATAATTACACCATATATAACACTGATCAATATTGGCAACCTCAATTTTCTAGTACAGAAACAGAAGAATACAGTGGACTGTCTGCCATATGGTTTGAATTGATTATTGGTATTAAAGCCGAAGTTTTAAACAACTTATATTTTGGAATAAATGCACAACTAAAAGGTATGATAACGCAAGATCAACCTGTTGGTTTTGAAAATTTATTTGTTCCAGGCTTTAATAAAACTTTTGATTCTGGTCGTATTGGTGTTGGATATGGCTACAGTGTATCCTATTTAATACCTTTATTTAAAAAGAATAAATCTAAAGCTGTTAAAAAGAAAGACGAGGAAAAGGAAATAGAATAA
- a CDS encoding DUF6452 family protein produces MKKIKLILLTLCCISLLTCERDDLCPETTPTTPSLVIGFFNNALPENPKTVNDLYVIGLDNDNVLPGYSVVDVDELILPLRTDTDTTTFFLTNNTVLDEDGNITSGNTDTVTITYDRKDIYVSRACGYKTIYENVDVTIDGGTDGNWIILAQPENDNLTIEDETTTHYYFNH; encoded by the coding sequence ATGAAAAAAATAAAATTAATACTACTTACATTATGTTGTATAAGTCTATTGACTTGCGAACGTGACGATTTGTGTCCAGAAACCACACCTACAACACCTAGCTTAGTTATTGGCTTTTTTAATAATGCTTTACCAGAAAACCCAAAAACTGTAAATGATTTATACGTTATTGGTTTAGATAACGACAATGTGTTACCAGGTTATAGTGTTGTTGATGTAGATGAATTAATTTTACCGCTACGTACAGACACAGATACTACTACATTTTTTTTAACAAATAATACGGTTTTAGATGAAGATGGTAATATTACCTCAGGTAACACAGATACAGTTACTATAACTTATGACCGTAAAGATATATATGTCTCTAGAGCTTGTGGTTACAAAACTATCTATGAAAACGTTGACGTAACAATAGATGGTGGAACAGACGGAAATTGGATAATACTTGCGCAACCAGAAAACGATAATTTAACAATTGAAGATGAAACAACAACACACTATTACTTTAACCATTAG
- the rlmD gene encoding 23S rRNA (uracil(1939)-C(5))-methyltransferase RlmD has protein sequence MARKNTRKQIFTNVEVIDAAAKGKTVAKAPDGRVIFLPNAVPGDIVDVQTFKKRKAYFEGKATVFHKLSDKRTTPECQHFGVCGGCKWQDMGYEHQLFYKQKEVTNNLTRIGHLDLPEVTPILGSAEQYFYRNKMEFSFSDSRWLTLEEVQSDQDLGDRNALGFHIPGMWDKILDIKKCHLQADPSNAIRNAVKDFAIKNNLEFFNTRNQTGLLRTMMIRTSSTKDIMVVIQFFKEDKAKRELLLDYVAETFPEITSLQYIINEKANDTIYDQDVICYKGEDHIFEEMEGLTFKINAKSFYQTNSNQAFELYKLTREFANLNGDELVYDLYTGTGTIAQFVSKKAKKVVGVEAVPDAISAAKENAKRNNITNCEFFVGDMKNVFNEQFIKTHGHPDVIITDPPRDGMHKDVVQQILNIAPQKVVYVSCNSATQARDLALMKEHYVITKVQAVDMFPQTHHVENIVLLEKK, from the coding sequence ATGGCTAGAAAAAATACAAGAAAACAAATATTTACCAATGTCGAGGTAATTGATGCAGCTGCAAAAGGTAAAACTGTAGCAAAAGCACCTGATGGACGCGTTATATTTTTACCTAATGCAGTACCAGGAGATATTGTCGATGTACAAACATTTAAAAAACGTAAGGCTTATTTTGAAGGTAAAGCTACCGTGTTTCATAAACTTAGTGATAAACGTACTACTCCAGAGTGTCAACATTTTGGTGTTTGTGGTGGTTGTAAGTGGCAAGACATGGGTTATGAGCATCAATTGTTTTACAAACAAAAAGAAGTTACCAATAACTTAACAAGGATAGGTCACTTAGATTTACCTGAAGTAACACCTATTTTAGGTTCTGCAGAACAATATTTTTACAGAAACAAAATGGAATTTTCTTTTAGTGATTCTAGATGGTTAACCTTAGAAGAGGTCCAATCTGATCAAGACTTAGGAGACAGAAATGCCTTAGGTTTTCATATTCCAGGAATGTGGGACAAAATTTTGGACATTAAAAAGTGTCATTTACAAGCCGATCCTTCTAATGCGATTAGAAATGCTGTTAAAGATTTTGCAATAAAAAATAATCTGGAGTTTTTTAATACTAGAAATCAAACTGGATTGCTTCGTACCATGATGATTCGTACATCATCAACTAAGGATATTATGGTTGTTATTCAGTTTTTTAAAGAAGATAAAGCTAAACGTGAACTATTATTAGATTATGTTGCTGAAACATTTCCAGAAATCACTTCGTTACAATATATCATTAACGAAAAAGCTAATGATACTATTTACGATCAAGATGTGATTTGTTATAAAGGTGAAGATCATATTTTTGAAGAAATGGAAGGTTTAACTTTTAAAATTAATGCTAAATCTTTTTACCAAACTAATTCTAATCAAGCATTTGAATTATATAAATTAACTCGTGAATTTGCCAATTTAAATGGAGACGAGCTAGTTTACGATTTATATACAGGTACAGGTACCATTGCACAATTTGTGTCTAAAAAAGCTAAAAAAGTAGTTGGTGTCGAGGCTGTTCCAGATGCTATTAGTGCTGCAAAAGAAAATGCTAAACGCAATAATATTACAAATTGTGAGTTTTTTGTAGGAGACATGAAAAATGTATTTAATGAACAATTTATTAAAACACATGGTCATCCAGACGTTATAATTACAGATCCTCCAAGAGATGGTATGCATAAAGACGTGGTACAACAAATATTAAATATTGCTCCTCAAAAAGTAGTATACGTAAGTTGTAATAGTGCAACACAAGCAAGAGATTTAGCTTTAATGAAAGAACACTATGTTATTACTAAAGTTCAAGCAGTAGATATGTTTCCGCAAACACACCATGTTGAAAATATTGTACTTTTAGAAAAGAAATAG
- the rocD gene encoding ornithine--oxo-acid transaminase, translating into MAVLNQLTSQEAMDLENKYGAHNYHPLPVVLSKGEGVYVWDVEGKKYYDFLSAYSAVNQGHCHPKIVGAMVKQAQTLTLTSRAFYNDMLGKFEKFATETFNYDKLLPMNTGAEAVETALKLCRKWAYEVKGIDENEAEIVVCENNFHGRTTTIISFSNDPVARKNFGPYTNGFIKIEYDNLQALEDVLTSNKNVAGFLVEPIQGEAGVYVPSEGYLAKAKALCEKHNVLFIADEVQTGIARTGRLLATCGNCTCADKHCSGTPEVKADILILGKALSGGAYPVSAVLANDNVMNVIKPGNHGSTFGGNPVAAAIGTAALEVIKDEKLAQNAFDLGELFRAELSKFIETSNIVNSVRGKGLLNAILINDTEDSDTAWNICIALRDNGLLAKPTHGNIIRFAPPLVMTKAQLLDCVSIITSTLKQFEK; encoded by the coding sequence ATGGCTGTTTTAAACCAATTAACGTCGCAAGAAGCGATGGACTTAGAAAACAAATACGGAGCACACAATTACCATCCATTACCAGTTGTATTAAGCAAAGGTGAAGGTGTATATGTTTGGGACGTAGAAGGAAAAAAATATTATGATTTTTTATCTGCATACTCTGCAGTTAATCAAGGACATTGTCATCCAAAAATAGTAGGAGCAATGGTTAAACAAGCACAAACATTGACGTTAACATCACGTGCTTTTTATAACGACATGTTAGGTAAATTTGAAAAATTTGCAACCGAAACCTTTAATTACGATAAGTTATTACCAATGAATACAGGTGCCGAAGCAGTTGAGACTGCTTTAAAACTATGTAGAAAATGGGCTTATGAAGTTAAAGGAATTGACGAAAATGAAGCTGAAATTGTTGTTTGCGAAAACAACTTTCATGGTCGTACGACTACAATTATATCATTTTCTAATGATCCTGTAGCACGTAAAAACTTTGGACCTTATACTAATGGATTTATTAAAATTGAATACGATAATCTTCAAGCTTTAGAAGATGTATTAACAAGTAACAAAAATGTTGCAGGTTTCTTGGTTGAGCCAATCCAAGGTGAAGCTGGAGTTTATGTACCAAGTGAAGGGTATTTAGCAAAAGCAAAAGCATTATGTGAAAAACATAACGTTTTATTTATAGCAGATGAAGTGCAAACAGGTATTGCTAGAACAGGACGTTTATTAGCAACTTGTGGTAATTGTACTTGTGCAGACAAACATTGTTCTGGAACACCAGAAGTAAAAGCAGATATTTTAATTTTAGGAAAAGCGTTATCTGGTGGTGCATATCCTGTAAGTGCTGTATTAGCAAATGATAATGTAATGAATGTTATCAAACCTGGTAACCATGGTAGTACATTTGGAGGTAATCCTGTTGCAGCAGCAATTGGTACTGCAGCTTTAGAGGTTATTAAAGACGAAAAACTAGCACAAAACGCTTTTGATTTAGGAGAATTATTTAGAGCTGAATTATCTAAATTTATCGAGACCTCAAATATTGTAAACTCGGTTAGAGGTAAAGGGTTGCTTAATGCTATTTTAATTAACGATACAGAAGATAGTGACACTGCATGGAACATTTGTATTGCTTTACGTGATAATGGTTTATTAGCTAAACCAACACACGGAAACATTATTAGATTTGCTCCACCTTTAGTAATGACTAAAGCGCAATTATTAGATTGTGTTAGTATTATTACAAGTACTTTAAAACAATTTGAAAAGTAA